From one Anoplolepis gracilipes chromosome 8, ASM4749672v1, whole genome shotgun sequence genomic stretch:
- the LOC140668544 gene encoding uncharacterized protein isoform X2 produces the protein MPIAGGMLLPESASHYVSPVTGMLRFIDRLSGKRRHVRQSSGPGGGARGAVEKTQEGEVNDRGYDRGRIRVEEISSPVAKDKVWCDDSGITNRHYHSPPHLHHLRYRNHCHPSRRRYHHRRDTDDENDNNNNNDNDSDNGNDDGDDENNDDEDDDDDDDDDDDEDDDDDDDDDDDDDDDDDDDDDETCLERFHPRLHQRFYDRRSCRSGNVNARVDVDRVEVHQTETTTVHSLIRTSRTTASTTNTTTTIANPSIVTAMARRCKIPPYFATILLLSYTLFGIADACSSRSTPKPRPPTPTDRPNITFHMYMCPQDYADWYCLNGATCFTVKIVDSLLYNCLCANGYIGQRCEFKDLDGSYLPSRQRVMLETASIAGGATIAVFLVVIICIAAYIHCKRKQKELRSSNVDTVDGPGRDPELRPFSNRNRSLMIFMAKNPNSSATIEQTRMPHWNCSETESMRMASISESKHPSQ, from the exons GAAAGCGGCGGCACGTGCGCCAGAGTTCTGGCCCAGGTGGTGGAGCCCGTGGTGCTGTCGAGAAAACGCAAGAAGGAGAAGTTAACGATAGGGGATACGATAGAGGAAGAATAAGAGTCGAAGAGATTAGCTCGCCAGTGGCAAAGGACAAAGTCTGGTGTGACGATAGCGGTATTACCAACCGCCATTATCATTCACCGCCTCACCTCCACCATCTTCGTTACCGTAATCATTGTCATCCATCGCGTCGACGGTATCACCATCGAAGGGACACCGACGACGAAAacgataacaataacaataatgacAACGACAGCGATAACGGCAATGATGACGGTGATGACGAAAACAAtgacgacgaagacgacgacgacgacgacgacgacgacgacgacgaagacgacgacgatgacgacgatgatgacgatgacgatgatgatgatgatgatgatgatgatgatgagaCGTGTCTCGAACGTTTCCATCCTCGCCTTCATCAGCGATTCTACGATCGACGATCTTGCAGGAGCGGCAATGTTAACGCTCGTGTCGATGTCGACCGTGTCGAGGTCCATCAAACCGAGACGACGACCGTACATTCTCTCATACGAACCTCGCGTACCACAGCATCAACAACCAACACCACCACTACCATCGCTAACCCCTCTATCGTCACTGCCATGGCGAGAAGATGCAAAATTCCACCCTATTTTGCAACGATATTACTTCTTTCCTACACTCTGTTTGGTATAGCAG ATGCCTGTTCGTCGCGCTCGACGCCAAAACCAAGGCCGCCGACGCCGACGGATCGGCCGAACATCACATTCCACATGTACATGTGTCCGCAAGATTACGCAGATTGGTATTGCTTGAACGGTGCCACGTGTTTCACCGTTAAAATTGTCGACTCCCTCCTATACAACTGTTT ATGCGCCAATGGATATATCGGGCAGAGATGCGAATTTAAAGATTTGGATGGTTCCTATTTGC CCTCACGGCAACGAGTAATGCTGGAAACAGCCAGCATAGCCGGTGGTGCCACAATAGCAGTATTCCTCGTCGTTATCATTTGTATAGCGGCTTACATTCATTGTAAGCGAAAGCAAAAGGAATTGCGGTCGAG TAACGTCGACACGGTAGACGGTCCTGGGCGAGATCCAGAGCTAAGGCCATTTAGCAATCGTAACCGCTCTCTAATGATCTTTATGGCCAAGAATCCCAACAGCTCG GCGACGATAGAGCAGACGAGAATGCCGCACTGGAATTGCTCAGAAACGGAATCAATGAGGATGGCGTCCATTAGCGAAAGCAAGCATCCAAGTCAATAG
- the LOC140668544 gene encoding uncharacterized protein isoform X3, with protein sequence MPIAGGMLLPESASHYVSPVTGMLRFIDRLSGKRRHVRQSSGPGGGARGAVEKTQEGEVNDRGYDRGRIRVEEISSPVAKDKVWSGNVNARVDVDRVEVHQTETTTVHSLIRTSRTTASTTNTTTTIANPSIVTAMARRCKIPPYFATILLLSYTLFGIADACSSRSTPKPRPPTPTDRPNITFHMYMCPQDYADWYCLNGATCFTVKIVDSLLYNCLCANGYIGQRCEFKDLDGSYLPSRQRVMLETASIAGGATIAVFLVVIICIAAYIHCKRKQKELRSSSNVDTVDGPGRDPELRPFSNRNRSLMIFMAKNPNSSATIEQTRMPHWNCSETESMRMASISESKHPSQ encoded by the exons GAAAGCGGCGGCACGTGCGCCAGAGTTCTGGCCCAGGTGGTGGAGCCCGTGGTGCTGTCGAGAAAACGCAAGAAGGAGAAGTTAACGATAGGGGATACGATAGAGGAAGAATAAGAGTCGAAGAGATTAGCTCGCCAGTGGCAAAGGACAAAGTCTG GAGCGGCAATGTTAACGCTCGTGTCGATGTCGACCGTGTCGAGGTCCATCAAACCGAGACGACGACCGTACATTCTCTCATACGAACCTCGCGTACCACAGCATCAACAACCAACACCACCACTACCATCGCTAACCCCTCTATCGTCACTGCCATGGCGAGAAGATGCAAAATTCCACCCTATTTTGCAACGATATTACTTCTTTCCTACACTCTGTTTGGTATAGCAG ATGCCTGTTCGTCGCGCTCGACGCCAAAACCAAGGCCGCCGACGCCGACGGATCGGCCGAACATCACATTCCACATGTACATGTGTCCGCAAGATTACGCAGATTGGTATTGCTTGAACGGTGCCACGTGTTTCACCGTTAAAATTGTCGACTCCCTCCTATACAACTGTTT ATGCGCCAATGGATATATCGGGCAGAGATGCGAATTTAAAGATTTGGATGGTTCCTATTTGC CCTCACGGCAACGAGTAATGCTGGAAACAGCCAGCATAGCCGGTGGTGCCACAATAGCAGTATTCCTCGTCGTTATCATTTGTATAGCGGCTTACATTCATTGTAAGCGAAAGCAAAAGGAATTGCGGTCGAG CAGTAACGTCGACACGGTAGACGGTCCTGGGCGAGATCCAGAGCTAAGGCCATTTAGCAATCGTAACCGCTCTCTAATGATCTTTATGGCCAAGAATCCCAACAGCTCG GCGACGATAGAGCAGACGAGAATGCCGCACTGGAATTGCTCAGAAACGGAATCAATGAGGATGGCGTCCATTAGCGAAAGCAAGCATCCAAGTCAATAG
- the LOC140668544 gene encoding uncharacterized protein isoform X1, with amino-acid sequence MPIAGGMLLPESASHYVSPVTGMLRFIDRLSGKRRHVRQSSGPGGGARGAVEKTQEGEVNDRGYDRGRIRVEEISSPVAKDKVWCDDSGITNRHYHSPPHLHHLRYRNHCHPSRRRYHHRRDTDDENDNNNNNDNDSDNGNDDGDDENNDDEDDDDDDDDDDDEDDDDDDDDDDDDDDDDDDDDDETCLERFHPRLHQRFYDRRSCRSGNVNARVDVDRVEVHQTETTTVHSLIRTSRTTASTTNTTTTIANPSIVTAMARRCKIPPYFATILLLSYTLFGIADACSSRSTPKPRPPTPTDRPNITFHMYMCPQDYADWYCLNGATCFTVKIVDSLLYNCLCANGYIGQRCEFKDLDGSYLPSRQRVMLETASIAGGATIAVFLVVIICIAAYIHCKRKQKELRSSSNVDTVDGPGRDPELRPFSNRNRSLMIFMAKNPNSSATIEQTRMPHWNCSETESMRMASISESKHPSQ; translated from the exons GAAAGCGGCGGCACGTGCGCCAGAGTTCTGGCCCAGGTGGTGGAGCCCGTGGTGCTGTCGAGAAAACGCAAGAAGGAGAAGTTAACGATAGGGGATACGATAGAGGAAGAATAAGAGTCGAAGAGATTAGCTCGCCAGTGGCAAAGGACAAAGTCTGGTGTGACGATAGCGGTATTACCAACCGCCATTATCATTCACCGCCTCACCTCCACCATCTTCGTTACCGTAATCATTGTCATCCATCGCGTCGACGGTATCACCATCGAAGGGACACCGACGACGAAAacgataacaataacaataatgacAACGACAGCGATAACGGCAATGATGACGGTGATGACGAAAACAAtgacgacgaagacgacgacgacgacgacgacgacgacgacgacgaagacgacgacgatgacgacgatgatgacgatgacgatgatgatgatgatgatgatgatgatgatgagaCGTGTCTCGAACGTTTCCATCCTCGCCTTCATCAGCGATTCTACGATCGACGATCTTGCAGGAGCGGCAATGTTAACGCTCGTGTCGATGTCGACCGTGTCGAGGTCCATCAAACCGAGACGACGACCGTACATTCTCTCATACGAACCTCGCGTACCACAGCATCAACAACCAACACCACCACTACCATCGCTAACCCCTCTATCGTCACTGCCATGGCGAGAAGATGCAAAATTCCACCCTATTTTGCAACGATATTACTTCTTTCCTACACTCTGTTTGGTATAGCAG ATGCCTGTTCGTCGCGCTCGACGCCAAAACCAAGGCCGCCGACGCCGACGGATCGGCCGAACATCACATTCCACATGTACATGTGTCCGCAAGATTACGCAGATTGGTATTGCTTGAACGGTGCCACGTGTTTCACCGTTAAAATTGTCGACTCCCTCCTATACAACTGTTT ATGCGCCAATGGATATATCGGGCAGAGATGCGAATTTAAAGATTTGGATGGTTCCTATTTGC CCTCACGGCAACGAGTAATGCTGGAAACAGCCAGCATAGCCGGTGGTGCCACAATAGCAGTATTCCTCGTCGTTATCATTTGTATAGCGGCTTACATTCATTGTAAGCGAAAGCAAAAGGAATTGCGGTCGAG CAGTAACGTCGACACGGTAGACGGTCCTGGGCGAGATCCAGAGCTAAGGCCATTTAGCAATCGTAACCGCTCTCTAATGATCTTTATGGCCAAGAATCCCAACAGCTCG GCGACGATAGAGCAGACGAGAATGCCGCACTGGAATTGCTCAGAAACGGAATCAATGAGGATGGCGTCCATTAGCGAAAGCAAGCATCCAAGTCAATAG